A region from the Pseudomonas cucumis genome encodes:
- a CDS encoding CoA transferase subunit B, which produces MALSREQMAQRVAREMQDGYYVNLGIGIPTLVANYIPEGMEVMLQSENGLLGMGAFPTDAEVDADMINAGKQTVTARIGASIFSSAESFAMIRGGHIDLTVLGAFEVDVEGNIASWMIPGKLVKGMGGAMDLVAGADNIIVTMTHASKDGESKLLSRCSLPLTGAGCIKRVLTDLAYLEIHNGAFVLKERAPGVSVEEIVAKTAGKLIVPDHVPEMQFAAQ; this is translated from the coding sequence ATGGCACTTTCCCGCGAACAAATGGCTCAGCGCGTCGCCCGCGAAATGCAAGACGGCTACTACGTGAACCTGGGTATCGGCATTCCGACCCTGGTCGCCAACTACATCCCCGAAGGCATGGAAGTCATGCTGCAATCGGAAAACGGCCTGCTCGGCATGGGCGCCTTTCCAACCGACGCCGAAGTCGACGCCGACATGATCAACGCCGGTAAGCAAACCGTGACCGCGCGTATCGGCGCATCGATTTTCTCGTCCGCCGAATCGTTCGCAATGATTCGCGGCGGCCACATCGACCTGACCGTGCTGGGCGCGTTTGAAGTGGACGTCGAAGGCAATATCGCCTCCTGGATGATCCCCGGCAAACTGGTCAAGGGCATGGGCGGCGCGATGGACCTGGTGGCCGGTGCGGACAACATCATTGTCACCATGACTCACGCGTCCAAGGACGGCGAGTCGAAACTGCTGTCGCGTTGCAGCTTGCCGCTGACCGGCGCCGGTTGCATCAAACGCGTGCTGACCGACCTGGCCTACCTGGAAATCCACAACGGCGCGTTCGTTCTCAAGGAGCGCGCGCCGGGCGTCAGCGTCGAGGAAATCGTCGCCAAGACCGCTGGTAAACTGATCGTGCCTGACCACGTCCCGGAAATGCAGTTCGCTGCCCAGTGA
- a CDS encoding DUF2790 domain-containing protein, producing MNTKAVYAACLFAALNICTLSARAEADVTHQTYTYGTHLDIQKVLSMKQDASPACGIVNARMTYLDSQGKTRVLDYSKFADGCNEGN from the coding sequence ATGAACACCAAAGCCGTCTATGCCGCCTGCCTGTTTGCCGCCCTGAATATCTGCACCTTGTCGGCCCGGGCCGAAGCCGATGTCACCCATCAAACCTACACCTATGGCACGCACCTGGACATCCAGAAAGTGCTGTCGATGAAACAGGACGCCAGCCCTGCCTGCGGGATTGTGAATGCCCGGATGACCTATCTGGATTCCCAAGGCAAAACCCGGGTTCTGGATTACAGCAAATTCGCTGACGGCTGCAACGAAGGTAACTGA
- a CDS encoding LysR family transcriptional regulator: MTVKQIRAFLAVAQSLSFAVACERLHLSQSALSLTIKALEEGLGGRLFTRNTRNVALTAEGESLLPLARRLIADWDNAEDELRQRFTLQRGRVTLAAMPSFAGNLLPPILKTFRARYPKVNVTVNDVINEQVLEMVRDRQVELGVAFEPTQSSSLEFTPLYIDRFVAVVPLDSPLAELDDIDWQTLLKEPFITLQRPSTVRVMLEEHLQARGMKLPVEFESHQLATVGRMVASGLGVSAVPALCAGQMRELGARCITLRDPVVERAIGVLTTGHELSAAAQALFDILKAENLGQQLSAQ, encoded by the coding sequence ATGACCGTCAAACAGATCCGCGCATTCCTGGCCGTAGCCCAGAGTTTGAGTTTTGCCGTGGCGTGCGAGCGGCTGCACCTGTCCCAGTCGGCGTTGAGCCTGACCATCAAGGCGCTGGAGGAGGGTTTGGGCGGGCGCCTGTTCACGCGCAATACCCGCAACGTCGCACTGACTGCCGAAGGCGAATCGCTGCTGCCACTGGCTCGTCGATTGATCGCGGACTGGGACAACGCCGAGGATGAACTGCGCCAACGCTTCACCCTCCAGCGCGGCCGCGTGACCCTGGCGGCGATGCCGTCGTTTGCCGGCAACCTGCTGCCGCCGATCCTCAAGACCTTTCGCGCGCGTTATCCCAAGGTCAACGTCACGGTGAACGACGTGATCAACGAGCAGGTGCTGGAAATGGTCCGCGACCGCCAGGTGGAATTGGGCGTGGCGTTTGAACCGACCCAGAGCTCGTCGCTGGAATTTACTCCGTTGTACATCGACCGGTTTGTGGCGGTGGTGCCGCTCGACTCACCGCTGGCGGAGCTCGACGACATTGATTGGCAGACCTTGCTCAAGGAACCGTTCATTACCTTGCAGCGACCCTCGACGGTGCGGGTGATGCTCGAAGAGCACCTGCAGGCGCGGGGCATGAAGCTGCCGGTGGAATTTGAAAGCCATCAGTTGGCGACAGTCGGGCGGATGGTGGCCAGCGGATTGGGTGTGAGCGCGGTGCCGGCCTTGTGCGCCGGGCAGATGCGCGAACTGGGCGCGCGTTGCATTACCCTGCGTGACCCGGTGGTGGAGCGGGCGATCGGGGTGCTGACGACGGGGCATGAACTGTCGGCGGCGGCGCAGGCGTTGTTCGATATTCTCAAGGCCGAGAACCTTGGCCAACAATTGTCCGCGCAATAA
- a CDS encoding DcrB/PsbP domain-containing protein — MSLLSKKAVVLLLAAAASLGALNAQAAKATASDKAPAQKVSMLGGKFTFTLPKGFIANPLPAGDAATGTAGATGTMYTNQTTKTVVIAAENTIPGGANVKDNDGEFLDATVSAFATEQRNALPDFNKTSEKSLTQKGTGLGLRQIDSTATQGGGMTLDSTLMAASGTRMAIVQIISRPNDKTGHETLVKQIVSGK, encoded by the coding sequence ATGTCATTGTTGAGTAAAAAAGCCGTTGTTCTGCTGCTGGCGGCGGCTGCCAGCCTGGGTGCCTTGAATGCGCAGGCGGCCAAGGCCACTGCCAGCGACAAAGCGCCGGCCCAGAAGGTCTCGATGCTCGGCGGCAAGTTCACCTTCACCCTGCCCAAGGGGTTCATCGCCAACCCGCTGCCGGCCGGCGATGCGGCCACCGGTACCGCCGGGGCGACGGGTACGATGTACACCAACCAGACCACCAAAACCGTGGTGATCGCCGCTGAAAACACCATCCCCGGCGGCGCCAACGTCAAGGACAACGACGGTGAATTCCTCGACGCCACCGTGTCCGCCTTCGCCACCGAGCAACGCAACGCTTTACCGGATTTCAATAAAACCAGCGAAAAAAGCCTGACCCAGAAAGGCACGGGCCTGGGCCTTCGGCAGATCGACAGTACCGCGACCCAGGGCGGTGGCATGACGCTGGACAGCACGTTGATGGCCGCTTCCGGCACGCGCATGGCCATCGTTCAGATCATTTCCCGACCCAACGACAAAACCGGCCACGAAACGCTGGTCAAACAAATCGTCAGCGGCAAATAA
- a CDS encoding acetyl-CoA C-acetyltransferase has product MQEVVIVAATRTAIGSFQGALANVSAVDLGAAVIRQLLAQTGLDPAQVDEVIMGQVLTAGAGQNPARQAAIKAGLPFAVPAMTLNKVCGSGLKALHLAVQAIRCGDAEVIIAGGQENMSLANYVIPGARTGLRMGHAQIVDTMISDGLWDAFNDYHMGITAENLVEKYSLTREQQDAFAAASQQKAVAAIEAGRFADEITPILIPQRKGDPLSFATDEQPRAGTTADSLGKLKAAFKKDGSVTAGNASSLNDGAAAVILMSAQKAKALGLPVLAKIAAYANAGVDPAIMGIGPVSATRRCLDKAGWSIDQLDLIEANEAFAAQSLAVAKDLEWDLNKVNVNGGAIALGHPIGASGCRVLVTLLHEMIKRDAKKGLATLCIGGGQGVALAIER; this is encoded by the coding sequence ATGCAAGAAGTCGTGATTGTTGCCGCCACCCGCACTGCCATTGGCAGCTTCCAGGGGGCGTTGGCCAATGTGTCCGCGGTTGACCTCGGTGCTGCGGTGATCCGCCAGTTGCTGGCGCAAACCGGTCTGGATCCGGCGCAGGTCGATGAAGTGATCATGGGCCAGGTATTGACCGCCGGTGCCGGACAAAACCCTGCGCGTCAGGCCGCGATCAAGGCCGGCCTGCCCTTCGCCGTGCCGGCCATGACCCTGAACAAGGTTTGCGGCTCGGGTCTCAAAGCCCTGCATTTGGCAGTGCAGGCGATTCGCTGCGGCGATGCCGAAGTGATCATCGCGGGCGGCCAGGAAAACATGAGCCTGGCCAATTACGTCATACCGGGCGCCCGAACCGGTTTGCGCATGGGCCACGCGCAGATCGTCGACACGATGATCAGCGATGGCCTGTGGGATGCGTTCAATGATTACCACATGGGCATCACCGCTGAGAATCTGGTCGAGAAATACAGCCTGACCCGTGAGCAACAGGACGCCTTCGCTGCCGCCTCGCAGCAGAAAGCCGTGGCCGCCATCGAAGCCGGGCGGTTTGCCGATGAGATCACGCCGATCCTGATCCCCCAGCGCAAGGGCGATCCGCTGTCCTTCGCCACCGATGAACAGCCTCGGGCCGGCACCACCGCCGACTCCCTGGGCAAACTGAAAGCCGCCTTCAAGAAGGACGGTTCAGTGACGGCCGGTAACGCTTCTTCGCTGAACGATGGCGCCGCTGCGGTGATTCTGATGAGTGCGCAGAAAGCCAAGGCGCTGGGGCTGCCAGTGCTGGCGAAGATCGCCGCTTATGCCAACGCGGGCGTCGACCCGGCGATCATGGGCATCGGTCCGGTGTCGGCCACTCGTCGTTGCCTGGACAAGGCCGGTTGGTCCATTGATCAACTGGACCTGATCGAAGCCAACGAAGCTTTCGCTGCGCAATCTCTGGCGGTGGCCAAGGATCTGGAATGGGACTTGAACAAGGTCAACGTCAACGGCGGCGCCATTGCCCTGGGCCATCCGATCGGGGCCTCGGGTTGCCGGGTGCTGGTGACCTTGCTGCATGAAATGATCAAGCGTGATGCCAAGAAGGGCCTGGCGACGTTATGCATCGGCGGCGGCCAAGGTGTAGCACTAGCTATCGAGCGGTAA
- a CDS encoding HvfC family RiPP maturation protein, with protein sequence MDKPSLYQQQNTLTRYLRDPDQCAPPAEMDVARAQVYRDLVFSNLSSLISGTFPVLVKILGDDHWRVLMRIFLRDHRAQTPKFGEIAQEFVEFLTSEPQALNDGAWPPFLVELAHYEWVEMALQQSDAEPLPASDAGLLLDRPLQISPLAWPLAYAWPVQLVGPDYLPDSPPAQPTLLLVRRDEDWSVRFSELSPLAWRLLQRIGELPQLDGRAQLEGLAVEAGMAGSLEFIDSGMALLRQMHGEGVIGIAAFSRC encoded by the coding sequence GTGGATAAGCCGAGTTTGTATCAGCAGCAAAACACATTGACCCGCTACCTGCGCGACCCCGACCAGTGTGCGCCACCCGCCGAGATGGACGTGGCACGGGCACAGGTTTATCGTGACCTGGTGTTTTCAAATTTGTCGTCGTTGATTAGCGGCACCTTTCCGGTGTTGGTGAAGATTCTTGGCGATGATCATTGGCGTGTATTGATGCGGATCTTCCTGCGGGACCACCGCGCTCAAACGCCAAAATTCGGCGAGATCGCCCAGGAGTTTGTCGAGTTCCTCACCTCCGAGCCACAGGCGTTGAACGACGGAGCGTGGCCGCCGTTCTTGGTCGAGCTGGCGCATTACGAATGGGTCGAAATGGCCCTGCAACAATCCGACGCCGAGCCGTTGCCGGCCAGCGATGCGGGGTTGCTGCTGGATCGACCGTTGCAGATTTCGCCGTTGGCCTGGCCGTTGGCGTATGCCTGGCCGGTGCAGTTGGTGGGGCCGGATTACCTGCCGGACTCGCCGCCGGCTCAGCCGACATTGCTGTTGGTTCGTCGAGACGAGGACTGGAGTGTGCGCTTCTCGGAACTGAGCCCGTTGGCGTGGCGGTTGTTGCAGCGGATCGGCGAGTTGCCTCAGCTCGATGGCCGAGCGCAGCTGGAAGGGCTGGCGGTGGAGGCGGGGATGGCCGGATCGCTGGAGTTCATCGACAGTGGCATGGCGTTGCTGCGGCAGATGCATGGGGAAGGGGTGATCGGTATAGCGGCCTTTAGTCGCTGCTAA
- a CDS encoding HvfB family MNIO-type RiPP peptide maturase has translation MQTPLTSAKATVGLGLRRGLMKDLQAAPVGAFDFLEVAPENWIGIGGAHGAAFRALAERYPLSCHGLSLSLGGPAPLDVGFLQEVRVFLDHHKVPLYSEHLSYCSDDGHLYDLLPLPFTEEAVRHVAARIRQSQDILGRRLAVENVSYYAAPRQDMDELTFTNAVLREADCDLLLDVNNVYVNSINHGFDPQTFLAGIDAGRVVAMHVAGHFDESDTLKIDTHGASVKPVVWSLLAEAYARFGVQPTLLERDFNFPAFSELVSELQTIRRLQQGEHRG, from the coding sequence ATGCAGACTCCCCTCACATCAGCGAAGGCGACCGTCGGGCTAGGCTTGCGCCGCGGCTTAATGAAGGACCTTCAAGCGGCCCCGGTGGGCGCTTTCGACTTTCTGGAGGTCGCGCCAGAAAACTGGATCGGCATCGGAGGCGCTCATGGCGCGGCGTTTCGCGCCTTGGCCGAACGCTATCCGTTGTCCTGTCACGGCTTGTCCTTGTCGTTGGGTGGGCCGGCGCCGCTGGACGTTGGTTTCCTGCAGGAAGTGCGGGTTTTCCTCGATCACCACAAGGTGCCGCTGTACAGCGAACACCTCAGCTACTGCAGCGATGACGGGCATCTTTACGATCTGCTGCCGTTGCCGTTTACCGAAGAAGCGGTGCGCCACGTCGCCGCCCGAATTCGCCAGTCACAAGACATTCTCGGTCGGCGCCTGGCAGTGGAAAACGTCTCCTACTACGCCGCGCCCCGGCAGGACATGGACGAACTGACGTTCACCAACGCAGTGCTGCGCGAAGCCGATTGCGACCTGCTGCTGGACGTCAACAATGTCTACGTCAACTCGATCAATCACGGCTTCGATCCGCAGACGTTTCTGGCCGGCATCGACGCGGGGAGGGTGGTTGCCATGCATGTGGCGGGGCACTTCGATGAATCCGACACGCTGAAGATCGACACCCATGGCGCCTCGGTCAAACCGGTGGTCTGGTCGTTGCTGGCCGAGGCGTATGCGCGGTTTGGTGTGCAACCGACACTGCTGGAACGGGATTTCAACTTTCCGGCGTTCTCTGAGTTGGTGAGCGAATTACAGACCATTCGCCGGCTGCAACAAGGTGAACACCGTGGATAA
- a CDS encoding alpha/beta hydrolase, with translation MLKILALLTLLASTAVHAQAPLHTDLPLKYLEQANAESRNQPLVIFLHGYGSNEHDLFDIKEELPSQYNYLSVRAPMTLEEGSYQWFRQKGEGAYDGETDDLKASGQVLRDFVAQAAKKYHTEADKVFLVGFSQGAMMSYEVALRHPEAVGGIAALSGRILPVLRSELKPDEKRQQLAIFIGHGTADTLLPYNDGTEADSLLQRLSLKPEFHAYPGVGHSISAPEVKDLSAWLQRLNP, from the coding sequence ATGTTGAAGATACTCGCTCTGCTCACGCTCCTGGCGTCCACCGCCGTCCACGCTCAAGCTCCGCTGCACACCGATCTGCCGCTCAAGTACCTGGAGCAGGCCAACGCTGAATCCCGCAACCAACCCTTGGTGATTTTCCTGCACGGTTACGGCAGTAACGAGCACGACTTGTTCGACATCAAGGAAGAATTGCCGTCGCAGTACAACTACCTGTCGGTGCGGGCGCCGATGACGTTGGAGGAGGGCAGTTACCAGTGGTTTCGCCAGAAGGGCGAGGGCGCCTATGACGGCGAGACGGACGACCTGAAGGCCAGCGGCCAGGTGCTGCGGGATTTTGTCGCACAAGCGGCGAAGAAATATCACACCGAAGCGGACAAGGTATTCCTGGTGGGTTTCAGCCAGGGCGCGATGATGTCCTACGAGGTCGCGTTGCGTCATCCCGAGGCGGTAGGCGGGATTGCGGCGTTGAGCGGGCGCATCCTGCCGGTGCTCAGGTCCGAGCTCAAACCGGATGAAAAACGCCAGCAGCTGGCGATTTTCATCGGTCATGGCACCGCCGACACACTCCTGCCCTACAACGACGGTACTGAGGCCGACAGCCTCTTGCAGCGCCTGTCACTCAAGCCTGAGTTTCATGCTTATCCGGGTGTCGGTCACAGCATCAGCGCCCCCGAGGTGAAGGATTTGAGCGCCTGGTTGCAGCGCCTCAATCCCTGA
- a CDS encoding response regulator has product MEHVDHILIVDDDREIRELVGNYLKKNGLRTTVVADGRQMRAFLETTPVDLIVLDIMMPGDDGLVLCRELRAGKHKATPVLMLTARNDETDRIIGLEMGADDYLVKPFAARELLARINAVLRRTRMLPPNLVITESGRLLAFGRWRLDTSARHLLDQDGTMVALSGAEYRLLRVFLDHPQRVLNRDQLLNLTQGRDADLFDRSIDLLVSRLRQRLLDDAREPAYIKTVRSEGYVFSLPVEVLGAPS; this is encoded by the coding sequence ATGGAACACGTCGATCACATTCTCATCGTGGACGATGACCGCGAGATCCGGGAACTGGTAGGCAACTACCTGAAAAAGAACGGTCTGCGCACCACCGTGGTGGCGGATGGACGGCAAATGCGCGCGTTTCTGGAGACCACGCCGGTGGACTTGATTGTGCTCGACATCATGATGCCGGGCGACGACGGCCTGGTGCTCTGCCGCGAGTTGCGCGCCGGCAAACACAAGGCCACGCCGGTGCTGATGCTCACCGCTCGCAACGATGAAACCGATCGCATCATCGGCCTGGAAATGGGTGCCGACGATTACCTGGTCAAGCCGTTCGCCGCCCGTGAACTGCTCGCCCGCATCAACGCTGTGCTGCGGCGCACGCGGATGCTGCCGCCGAATCTGGTGATCACCGAAAGCGGTCGCCTGCTGGCGTTCGGTCGCTGGCGCCTGGACACCTCGGCCCGGCATCTGCTGGATCAGGACGGCACCATGGTCGCCCTCAGCGGCGCGGAATATCGCCTGCTGCGAGTGTTCCTGGATCATCCTCAGCGGGTGCTCAATCGCGACCAGTTGCTCAACCTGACCCAAGGCCGCGACGCCGATCTGTTCGACCGCTCCATCGATTTGCTGGTGAGCCGCTTGCGTCAGCGTCTGCTCGACGATGCCCGGGAACCGGCCTACATCAAGACCGTGCGCAGTGAAGGCTATGTGTTTTCCCTGCCGGTGGAAGTGCTCGGTGCACCGTCATGA
- a CDS encoding class I SAM-dependent methyltransferase, whose product MDEARLNDFMGKLVNDMGGAAMLANVILGEELGLYRAMADSQPVTPEALAEKTGCNTRLLREWLSAHAASGYMEHRDGQFRLPEEQALALAIEDSPVYVAGGIGVVASFFHDKDKLVNAMRGNGALPWGDHHPCMFSGTERFFRPGYKAHLVNEWLPALDGVVAKLETGAKVADIGCGHGASTVIMAQAFPNSRFVGFDYHAPSVTVATQRAEEGGVSGRARFFQGTAKSYPGDDYDLVCYFDCLHDMGDPVGAAKHAYESLKPDGSVLLVEPFANDTLDANTTPVGRLFYAASTFICTPNSLSQEVGLGLGAQAGEARLRKVFTEAGFTQFRRATETPFNLILEARK is encoded by the coding sequence ATGGACGAGGCCAGACTCAATGATTTCATGGGCAAACTGGTGAACGACATGGGCGGCGCGGCGATGCTCGCCAACGTCATCCTCGGCGAAGAACTCGGCCTGTACCGGGCCATGGCCGACAGTCAGCCAGTCACCCCCGAAGCACTCGCCGAAAAGACCGGCTGCAACACCCGCCTGCTGCGTGAATGGCTCAGCGCCCACGCCGCCTCCGGTTACATGGAGCACCGCGACGGCCAGTTCCGCCTGCCCGAAGAGCAAGCCCTGGCCCTGGCGATCGAAGATTCACCGGTCTATGTGGCCGGCGGTATCGGCGTGGTTGCGTCGTTTTTCCATGACAAGGACAAACTGGTCAACGCCATGCGCGGCAATGGCGCCCTGCCCTGGGGCGATCACCATCCGTGCATGTTCAGCGGCACCGAACGGTTTTTCCGCCCAGGGTACAAGGCGCATCTGGTCAACGAATGGCTGCCGGCCCTCGACGGGGTGGTCGCCAAACTGGAAACCGGCGCCAAGGTGGCGGACATCGGCTGCGGCCACGGCGCCTCGACCGTGATCATGGCCCAGGCGTTTCCGAATTCACGGTTCGTCGGTTTCGATTACCACGCGCCTTCGGTCACCGTCGCCACCCAGCGCGCCGAAGAAGGTGGCGTGTCCGGCCGGGCACGGTTCTTCCAGGGCACCGCCAAGAGCTATCCGGGCGACGACTATGACTTGGTCTGCTACTTCGACTGCCTGCACGATATGGGTGACCCGGTCGGTGCCGCAAAGCATGCCTATGAATCGCTCAAACCCGATGGCTCGGTGCTGCTGGTAGAGCCCTTCGCCAACGACACGCTCGATGCCAACACCACTCCAGTGGGACGACTGTTCTACGCGGCCTCGACCTTTATCTGCACGCCCAACTCACTGTCCCAGGAAGTCGGCCTCGGGCTCGGTGCCCAGGCGGGTGAGGCACGGTTGCGCAAGGTCTTCACCGAAGCGGGATTCACCCAGTTCCGGCGGGCCACGGAAACGCCGTTCAACCTGATTCTGGAGGCGCGTAAATAA
- a CDS encoding ATP-binding protein, which produces MNLALHWPRTLASRLSLIFLIGLILAQALSFGAQYYERYESAKNTMLGNLETDVSTSLAILDRLPADERMSWLQRLERTNYGYLLNEGSPGTPMAARDVPIAVTSIQDAIGDDYPLTFTDIPGPKKHFQAHLKLKDGSPVTIDVRPSMVPLSPWLPAVLLGQLALMIACTWLAVRIAIRPLTRLAQAVETLDPNTHAVHLDEKGPTEVAYAARAFNAMQARIAAYLKERMQLLAAISHDLQTPITRMKLRAEFMDDSSEKDKLWNDLGEMEHLVREGVAYARSIHGATEESRRTDLDSFLDSLVFDYQDMGKNVQLDGKSAAVINTRPHALRRVLVNLIDNALKFAGAAELWVETKADGSLSVKVMDRGPGIAKEELAQVMEPFYRVENSRNRSTGGTGLGLAIAQQLALAIGGSLTLSNREGGGLCAELRLPKPQ; this is translated from the coding sequence ATGAATCTTGCGCTGCACTGGCCTCGCACGCTGGCCTCGCGGTTGTCGCTGATTTTCCTGATTGGCCTGATCCTCGCCCAGGCGCTGTCCTTTGGCGCTCAGTACTACGAGCGTTACGAAAGTGCGAAAAATACGATGTTGGGCAATCTGGAAACCGATGTTTCGACCTCCCTCGCCATCCTCGACCGCTTGCCCGCCGACGAGCGTATGAGCTGGCTACAACGCCTGGAACGCACCAACTATGGCTATCTGCTGAATGAAGGCTCGCCGGGCACGCCGATGGCAGCCCGCGATGTGCCGATTGCAGTGACCTCGATTCAGGACGCGATCGGCGATGATTACCCGCTGACCTTTACCGACATCCCCGGCCCGAAGAAACACTTCCAGGCCCACCTGAAACTCAAGGATGGCAGCCCTGTCACCATTGATGTGCGACCTTCTATGGTGCCGTTGTCGCCGTGGTTGCCGGCGGTATTGCTGGGGCAACTGGCGCTGATGATCGCCTGCACCTGGCTGGCCGTGAGAATCGCCATCCGCCCACTCACCCGCCTCGCCCAAGCGGTGGAAACCCTCGACCCCAACACCCACGCCGTGCACCTGGACGAAAAAGGCCCGACCGAAGTCGCCTACGCCGCCCGGGCCTTCAATGCGATGCAGGCGCGCATTGCGGCTTATCTCAAGGAACGCATGCAACTGTTGGCGGCGATTTCCCACGACCTGCAAACCCCGATCACCCGCATGAAACTGCGCGCCGAATTCATGGATGATTCCAGCGAGAAAGACAAATTGTGGAATGACCTCGGTGAAATGGAACACCTGGTGCGCGAAGGCGTGGCCTATGCCCGCAGCATCCATGGTGCCACCGAGGAAAGTCGCCGCACCGATCTGGATTCATTCCTCGACAGCCTGGTGTTCGACTATCAGGACATGGGCAAAAATGTGCAGCTCGATGGTAAAAGCGCAGCCGTGATCAACACCCGGCCCCATGCTTTGCGGCGGGTACTGGTGAACCTGATAGACAACGCGCTGAAATTCGCCGGCGCGGCAGAGCTGTGGGTGGAGACGAAGGCTGATGGCAGCTTGTCGGTGAAGGTCATGGACCGTGGGCCGGGGATTGCCAAAGAGGAATTGGCGCAGGTGATGGAGCCGTTCTACCGCGTGGAGAATTCGCGTAACCGCAGCACCGGCGGGACCGGGTTGGGGTTGGCGATTGCGCAGCAATTGGCGCTGGCGATTGGCGGGTCGCTGACCTTGAGCAATCGCGAGGGCGGTGGGTTGTGTGCGGAGCTCAGGTTGCCGAAGCCCCAATAA
- a CDS encoding CoA transferase subunit A — MAGFDKRVYSYEEAMAGLEDGMTVISGGFGLCGIPENLIAEIQHRGTRDLTVVSNNCGVDGFGLGVLLVDRQIRKVVASYVGENALFEKQLLSGEIEVVLTPQGTLAEKMRAGGAGIPAFFTATGVGTPVADGKEVREFKGRQYLMEESITGDFAIVKGWKADHFGNVVYRHTAQNFNPLAATAGKITVVEVEEIVEPGELDPSQIHTPGIYVDRVICGTFEKRIEQRTVRK; from the coding sequence ATGGCAGGGTTCGACAAGCGCGTGTATTCCTATGAGGAAGCGATGGCAGGTCTTGAAGACGGCATGACCGTGATTTCCGGCGGCTTCGGTCTGTGCGGGATTCCGGAAAACCTCATCGCCGAGATCCAGCACCGCGGCACGCGTGATCTCACCGTGGTCTCCAACAACTGCGGCGTCGATGGTTTCGGCCTTGGTGTGCTGCTGGTAGACCGGCAGATCCGCAAAGTGGTGGCCTCTTACGTCGGCGAAAACGCGCTGTTCGAGAAGCAACTGCTGAGCGGCGAAATCGAAGTCGTCCTGACCCCCCAAGGCACCCTCGCCGAAAAAATGCGCGCAGGCGGTGCCGGCATCCCGGCGTTCTTCACCGCGACCGGCGTCGGCACTCCGGTGGCCGATGGCAAGGAAGTCCGCGAATTCAAGGGCCGCCAGTACCTGATGGAAGAATCCATCACCGGTGACTTCGCCATCGTCAAAGGCTGGAAAGCCGACCATTTCGGTAACGTGGTCTATCGCCACACCGCCCAGAACTTCAACCCGCTGGCCGCCACCGCCGGCAAGATCACCGTGGTCGAAGTCGAAGAAATCGTCGAACCCGGCGAGCTGGACCCGTCGCAGATCCACACCCCTGGCATCTACGTCGACCGAGTCATTTGCGGCACGTTCGAAAAGCGCATCGAACAGCGCACCGTGCGTAAGTGA